One stretch of Pomacea canaliculata isolate SZHN2017 linkage group LG1, ASM307304v1, whole genome shotgun sequence DNA includes these proteins:
- the LOC112567446 gene encoding uncharacterized protein LOC112567446 isoform X4 has translation MVCEDYALYAPPAYVNVLFEVPPNRSAPSLPKLILDFGDGEGPSESPLVLGKNYTRRFDDTNRYTVFATVYNDLDGKNFTKDVVIVEKLVDPVIVPDFPKAPVNKALNVTFFLFRGPSAPLANLTWDFGDGLGSQVFGRTGSGMNGSDVRSVTYTSIGTKTITVTATTPLETVSRSLTLEVIYPVLQTDITITANPLASDFNSPTTFTVTWNGAAGQEPKNVSIYVTYGDGQVETITFNIAGPGSQISLSHTFVTDGAFATNITVVNPASAVSFISSVGSFKNFLNPTVSMCYKPDIPVNELCRNGVNNAGQQYPLDKDITFLVYTSNNATALWYEITATQGVTTHVCNRTTNPFILTELNQTGNWSITVKAVNPLYQATIPTKMTIVQFVEGFNITHDPNQKRGNVPKRFNISFTSVGTSTCLSVDFGDGNKEFYADIDSSCSLFGASVVPNGRLGTFIEHTYIQEKTFTVKAEARNPVSSVTSEVSFEITGMNCSQPQVRIDNATRDFRDPILFKKGDFKNLRGIPVITCTVTYDNVKEWRIETINPNNGTSSGLVSLPGVRLDTADLTIGRWQLEWDTLYKATFIMSMNSTDPRLKFMASDYSYFKIIRSDLVGLVVYGGASEIVRGSASGNLELRPLKYSYDPDVQNNDPALSNLVIESWICRERGKPTIILAECTQLEDAAMKDPKRELASFPMASLTVNKTYNVTVFLTKDTRRVAASVEITVTPGDPPQIIIFCAAGSVCYQQTNGYLVLESERLSLDVECANCANDSLTYSWNISVSDYRWPNSWRPLQLKDMGNTVGVYGFQSKQFAILPSLYQAYRPAIVFKAECFVSRGGQTGWASTVLTLNTPPSGGRCSVWPKNATVSTEKIFTINCTGWRDKETRVDLYTFFTTYDPTMVRVQITSMQPTESDGSVVAQVTLAQGLSQRNYSNTVNVCVRDTMGAQNCTEIETIQVYPVPVAEARALVSLLLTTNTNPLTKVIQEGDSISASLFINTIATVINSDSKRSRTEFQSQGISSMQTASGLSSYDADRTKAFQQATNDSVEAKAEMEALRDNRAQLREMAAVNMLSLPRNSPRVVKEVLSALDGLAKYPDEITSDFQGTVLSGLNDMASQVDIGPEVPREEKMQILSYMLSVASSVSDGVGLSGLFPTNTARNNARKSEEFKDYDSENTAPSDDCLLSVQYPRTLEEADVYWSSVTSCQAQKKKAQEMERQVNEIRNKVILSFSNNSIPGESQTFASDRSITTLNKTEAGKLFGETQRVGNSTANVKFPSLGNLFPNNSVGENDTFVCAISENTFLPDSYSEGAKDIRDAKTRFVTISLYDKNNKPITVDNLKEPIKVTIPRDPNIPRISAANVDPKLAYWNAFQYHKTNITKNFSSLHWEICINRTDLQMVVVVSLGALPDIKNQTCSAAYLVPPRMDVPTIDRPFCTRGMLDNLQVNNFKGTAYLGVRQLKESEHDLNVTDCRALPRWEAGANETEFTTTYSLKIYTSSCLAKNEASNTSDWSAYGLRVSPETDENKTVCLATHMTTFAGGWVVVPNTIDWNFVFSNMDFYKNPTLYITEIVIALVYILAVVWARRKDKKDLEKLGIAPLMDNDAADNYYYEIVTVTGMRKNAGTDSKVFFILSGEEDETDVRQFSDSKRKIFRRGDTNGFLMAVPRPLGYLNYARVWHDNSGKGNFGSWYLNYMIVRDVQTDQKWVFIADKWFAVEEDDGQVDRIIPAATHEQMTQFGHVFAERTRRDLADGHLWFSVLARPPQSRFTCVQRVSCCLCLLYATMLANAMFYRTSSKSSETSSGFSVGPFTLTPEQVFIGVVSNLIVFPVNFLVVYLFRKARPRRKRPSRVDEAIKHAYDNRQEASIVDVKPEVGSIFTMSRGATMIDEPRRPDSAASRPGTSMSARADPSLPTKKKSKSLPWWCRILAWVVLWVATIVSAAFVTFYGISFSEDACRKWITSLLISFFMSVLVTQPIKVFLMAIFMSLIIKNPGDDEDEEEIDEETTKLASDEIPLHPMNSESYGAARPRKIGYKPPDRRELEAARDRRMKEIQMWSVVREVIIYSFFLWILMLISYRTSNSNTFLYKDTMERIFITNVDTDVDFSSIKNADDFWNWTQSGLVNGIRAGPYYNNYPPLLLRGYVNDKVSKILGYAVMRQLRVRPNLCELDDRMMEVIRECNIGYEILKQEEADFDVGWQPKTSSSSSNSTESWYHYTPASDINGYPYYGKLAIYSGGGYLAPLKGSKDELKTFMKKLENEKWIDRYTRAVFVEFTTYNAQVNLFGIATILAEFHATGGAVTSYRLEPAMLLPYMSSAMLFQLVCEGVFCLFILFFAVNLIRAFIKEKLAFFTGFWNLVELGIVCMSLTAIVIYFYRLIETNKLTARFKETQGLDYIKFQYVGYWNELFTYMVGWTVFFATLKFLRLLRFNRRMSMLASTLRMGRKSMLHFGIIFGIVFLAFSQLFFLNYMTVDIQYSTFVGSVVSGILMMMGKYDIYTLIMAEPVWSQIFVILFVVSVAFILANMFVTILEETFGAVRDDIQKQSNDYEIVDFMLSRFKQWTGLASNRPTTLTPDDLNEMRHRQYAKEGALAGGDSNVDNFPRRIDRLLNSISNVYMSDQESLGALLDKKTFRGSSVAPSGTTFVRSGALPDPGAPPGGAKPRSGSLAKVHTH, from the exons ATGGTGTGCGAGGACTACGCCCTGTACGCTCCTCCTGCCTACGTCAACGTCTTGTTCGAGGTTCCCCCCAACCGCTCGGCGCCCTCGCTACCCAAGCTCATCCTGGACTTCGGGGACGGCGAGGGTCCCAGTGAGTCTCCGCTGGTCCTCGGCAAGAACTACACTCGACGGTTCGACGACACCAACCGCTACACGGTCTTTGCTACCGTCTACAACGACCTGGACGGCAAG AACTTTACCAAGGACGTGGTGATCGTGGAGAAGCTCGTTGACCCCGTCATCGTCCCCGACTTCCCCAAGGCGCCCGTCAACAAAGCCTTGAATGTGACTTTCTTCCTTTTCCGCGGCCCCAGCGCCCCCCTGGCCAACCTCACCTGGGACTTCGGTGACGGGCTGGGGAGTCAGGTCTTCGGAAGGACAG GGAGTGGTATGAACGGCTCCGATGTGCGGTCAGTGACCTACACGTCCATTGGCACCAAAACTATAACCGTCACGGCCACCACGCCGCTGGAGACTGTGTCCAGGAGCCTGACCCTTGAAGTCATCTACCCTGTCCTTCAGACCGACATCACCATCACCGCCAACCCACTAGCAAGCGACTTCAACA GTCCCACAACTTTCACAGTCACCTGGAATGGAGCAGCAGGTCAAGAGCCAAAGAATGTCAGCATCTATGTCACCTACGGCGACGGCCAAGTTGAAACCATAACCTTCAACATCGCAGGTCCCGGAAGTCAGATTTCTCTCAGTCACACATTTGTCACAGACGGCGCCTTTGCCACCAACATCACCGTGGTCAACCCAGCATCTGCTGTCTCCTTTATTTCTTCC GTTGGgtcatttaaaaactttctcAACCCGACTGTCAGCATGTGTTACAAGCCAGACATCCCCGTCAATGAATTATGCAGAAACGGCGTCAACAACGCTGGTCAGCAGTATCCCCTCGACAAGGACATCACCTTCCTCGTCTACACCTCCAACAATG CTACTGCATTGTGGTACGAGATCACCGCCACTCAGGGTGTGACGACACACGTGTGCAACCGAACTACCAACCCCTTCATCCTGACAGAACTCAATCAG ACAGGCAACTGGAGTATCACAGTCAAGGCGGTGAACCCGTTGTACCAGGCGACCATTCCGACGAAAATGACGATCGTCCAGTTTGTTGAGGGTTTTAACATAACCCATGACCCCAATCAG AAACGAGGCAATGTACCAAAGAGGttcaacatttctttcacatcAGTTGGCACCAGCACCTGCCTGTCTGTTGATTTCGGGGATGGCAATAAGGAGTTTTACGCCGACATAGACAGCAGTTGCAGCTTGTTTGGCGCCTCAG TTGTGCCCAATGGGAGACTGGGCACCTTCATCGAGCACACCTACATACAAGAGAAAACCTTTACTGTCAAGGCCGAGGCCAGGAACCCCGTGTCCAGTGTCACCTCGGAAGTGTCCTTCGAGATCACTGGAATGAACTGCTCTCAGCCACAG GTTCGAATCGACAATGCTACCAGAGACTTCCGAGACCCGATTCTTTTCAAGAAAGGTGACTTCAAGAACCTGCGGGGGATCCCCGTGATTACGTGCACGGTGACCTACGACAACGTCAAGGAGTGGAGGATCGAGACCATCAACCCCAACAACGGAACG tcctCGGGGTTGGTTTCGTTGCCGGGTGTAAGACTCGACACAGCCGACCTCACCATTGGGCGCTGGCAGCTGGAGTGGGACACCTTGTACAAGGCCACGTTCATCATGTCGATGAACAGTACAGACCCCAGGTTAAAATTTATGGCCTCGGACTACAG TTATTTCAAGATCATCAGGTCCGATCTCGTGGGTCTCGTTGTTTATGGAGGAGCCAGCGAGATCGTCAGAGGATCCGCCAGCGGGAACCTGGAACTGCGGCCCTTGAAGTACTCTTACGATCCTGATGTACAAAACAATGATCCAGCATTGTCT AATCTTGTTATCGAATCGTGGATTTGCCGCGAAAGAGGAAAACCAACTATCATTCTGGCTGAGTGCACGCAGCTGGAGGACGCTGCCATGAAGGACCCCAAGAGAGAACTCGCGTCTTTCCCAATGGCCAGCCTCACCGTCAACAAAACCTACAATGTGACTGTCTTCCTCACTAAAGACACCCGGCGGGTGGCTGCCTCCGTGGAAATCACCGTCACACCCGGAGATCCCCCACAAATCATTATCTT CTGTGCGGCGGGTAGCGTGTGTTACCAGCAGACCAACGGGTACCTGGTCCTGGAGTCCGAGCGCCTCAGCCTCGATGTGGAGTGCGCCAACTGCGCCAACGACTCCCTCACCTACTCCTGGAACATCTCCGTCTCCGACTACCGGTGGCCCAACTCGTGGCGCCCCCTGCAGCTCAAGGACATGGGCAACACCGTGG GAGTTTATG GATTCCAGTCCAAACAGTTCGCCATCCTGCCCAGCCTGTACCAGGCCTACCGACCCGCCATCGTGTTCAAAGCCGAGTGCTTCGTGTCCCGCGGGGGTCAGACGGGGTGGGCGTCCACCGTGCTGACCCTCAACACCCCGCCCTCGGGGGGCAGGTGCTCCGTGTGGCCGAAGAACGCCACGGTGTCCACCGAAAAGATCTTCACCATCAACTGCACTGGCTGGAGGGACAAGGAGACTAGAGTCGATCTCTACACCTTCTTCA CGACGTACGACCCAACGATGGTGAGGGTTCAGATCACCTCCATGCAGCCCACGGAGTCGGATGGCAGTGTCGTTGCCCAGGTGACGCTGGCCCAGGGTCTGAGCCAAAGGAACTACAGCAACACCGTCAACGTCTGCGTGCGCGACACCATGGGTGCACAGAACTGCACGGAGATCGAGACCATCCAG gtaTATCCGGTACCCGTGGCAGAAGCGCGGGCACTAGTCAGCCTGCTCCTCACCACGAACACAAACCCTCTCACCAAGGTGATCCAGGAGGGCGACTCCATCAGCGCCTCTCTCTTCATCAACACCATCGCCACGGTGATCAACTCGGACAGTAAGAGGAGCAGAACAG AATTCCAGAGTCAAGGAATTTCCAGCATGCAAACTGCCTCTGGTCTCAGCAGTTATGATGCAGACAGAACCAAGGCATTCCAACAG GCAACTAATGATTCAGTGGAAGCGAAAGCTGAAATGGAGGCACTGAGAGACAATCGAGCTCAG TTGCGAGAGATGGCAGCAGTCAACATGCTTTCACTACCCCGCAACTCCCCGCGTGTCGTCAAGGAGGTGTTGTCTGCACTCGATGGTCTGGCCAAGTACCCGGATGAAATAACGTCCGACTTCCAG GGGACAGTGCTTAGCGGACTGAACGACATGGCGAGCCAGGTGGACATCGGGCCCGAGGTGCCTCGCGAGGAGAAGATGCAGATACTGTCCTACATGCTCTCCGTCGCCTCTTCCGTCTCTGAT GGCGTGGGGCTGAGCGGCCTGTTCCCCACCAACACTGCCAGGAACAATGCCAGAAAGTCAGAGGAGTTCAAAGACTACGATTCCGAAAATACAGCGCCATCAGATGATTGTT TGCTGTCCGTGCAGTATCCCAGAACTCTGGAGGAGGCGGACGTGTACTGGAGTTCTGTCACCAGCTGCCAGGCTCAGAAAAAGAAG GCCCAGGAGATGGAGAGACAGGTGAATGAAATTCGGAACAAGGTGATTCTGAGTTTCTCCAACAACTCCATCCCTGGAGAAAGCCAAACCTTTGCTTCTGATCGCTCCATCACCACGTTGAACAAAACTGAGGCAGGCAAACTCTTCGG GGAAACACAAAGGGTGGGTAACTCCACGGCGAATGTGAAGTTCCCGTCCCTGGGTAACCTCTTCCCTAACAACTCTGTCGGCGAGAACGACACGTTTGTTTGTGCG ATATCAGAAAACACTTTCCTCCCTGACTCGTACTCTGAGGGGGCCAAGGACATCCGTGATGCCAAGACTCGTTTCGTGACCATCAGCCTGTATGACAAGAACAACAAGCCAATCACAGTCGACAACCTGAAGGAGCCAATCAAAGTGACCATACCTCGTGACCCCAACATCCCTCGCATATCTGCTGCCAATGTCGA CCCCAAGCTGGCTTACTGGAACGCGTTTCAATACCACAAGACCAACATCACCAAAAATTTCTCGTCCCTGCACTGGGAGATCTGCATCAACAGGACCGACCTCCAGATGGTGGTCGTCGTCAGCCTCGGGGCTCTGCCGGACATCAAGAACCAGACTTGCTCCGCCGCATACCTTGTCCCTCCCAGAATGGATG TCCCAACCATCGACCGCCCCTTTTGCACCAGAGGGATGCTGGACAACCTGCAAGTAAACAACTTCAAAGGCACCGCCTACCTGGGCGTGAGGCAGCTGAAGGAGAGCGAACACGACCTGAACGTGACTGACTGCCGCGCTCTGCCCAGGTGGGAGGCAGGTGCAAACGAGACCGAGTTCACCACCACCTACAGCCTCAAGATCTACACGTCCAGCTGCCTGGCCAAGAACGAGGCCAGCAACACCAGTGACTGGAGCGCCTACGGACTGAGG GTGAGTCCTGAGACGGACGAGAACAAAACGGTTTGTCTAGCCACGCACATGACAACGTTCGCTGGAGGCTGGGTTGTGGTTCCAAACACCATCGACTGGAACTTCGTCTTCAGTAACATGGACTTCTACAAGAACCCGACTCTTTACATCACAGAAATCGTCATCGCCCTCGTCTACATCCTCGCCGTTGTCTGGGCCCGTCGAAAGGACAAGAAAGATCTGGAAAAG TTGGGCATCGCACCTCTGATGGACAACGACGCTGCAGATAACTATTATTATGAGATTGTCACAGTCACGGGCATGCGCAAGAACGCCGGAACTGACTCCAAG GTGTTCTTCATCCTGTCAGGTGAGGAGGATGAGACAGACGTACGACAGTTCAGTGACAGCAAAAGGAAGATCTTCCGCCGCGGGGACACCAACGGGTTCCTCATGGCAGTTCCTCG GCCGCTAGGCTACCTGAACTATGCCCGTGTGTGGCACGACAACTCCGGTAAAGGTAATTTCGGCAGCTGGTATCTCAACTACATGATCGTCCGGGATGTGCAGACGGATCAGAAGTGGGTCTTCATCGCCGACAAGTGGTTCGCTGTggaagaggatgatggccag GTGGACCGCATCATTCCCGCTGCCACGCACGAGCAGATGACGCAGTTCGGTCACGTGTTCGCGGAGCGGACGCGGCGCGACCTGGCGGACGGTCACCTGTGGTTCTCGGTGCTGGCGCGGCCTCCGCAGTCTCGCTTCACGTGCGTTCAGCGCGTGTCCTGCTGCCTGTGTCTGCTGTACGCCACCATGTTGGCCAACGCCATGTTCTACAGGACCTCCTCCAAGAGCTCGGAGACGTCGAGTGGCTTCAGCGTGGGACCTTTCACCCTCACACCTGAACAG GTCTTCATCGGCGTCGTCAGCAACCTCATCGTGTTTCCTGTCAACTTCCTCGTCGTTTACCTCTTCCGCAAAGCCCGGCCACGCCGAAAGAGGCCCTCGCGTGTCGACGAGGCCATCAAGCACGCCTACGACAACCGCCAGGAAGCTTCTATCGTTGACGTCAAGCCGGAG GTCGGGAGCATCTTTACCATGAGCCGCGGGGCCACAATGATTGACGAGCCCAGACGTCCTGACTCTGCAGCCTCCCGCCCTGGTACCTCCATGTCTGCACGTGCTGACCCCAGCCTGCCCAC gaagaagaaaagcaagagcCTGCCCTGGTGGTGTCGGATCTTGGCGTGGGTCGTGCTGTGGGTCGCCACCATCGTCTCGGCCGCCTTTGTCACCTTCTACGGCATCAGCTTCTCGGAAGACGCTTGCCGCAAGTGGATCACCTCTCTGCTCATCTCCTTCTTCATGTCTGTCCTCGTCACACAGCCCATAAAG GTTTTCCTGATGGCTATCTTCATGTCACTCATCATCAAAAACCCAGGcgacgatgaagatgaagaggaaataGACGAGGAGACAACCAAGCTGGCGAGCGATGAGATTCCCTTGCACCCCATGAACAGCGAAA GCTATGGCGCGGCGAGGCCGCGGAAGATCGGCTACAAGCCGCCAGACCGACGCGAACTGGAGGCGGCTCGCGACCGCCGCATGAAGGAAATTCAGATGTGGTCCGTGGTGAGGGAAGTAATCATCTACTCTTTCTTCCTCTGGATCCTCATGCTCATCAGCTACCGCACCAGCAACTCCAACACCTTCCTGTACAAGGACACGATGGAGCGCATCTTCATCACCAACGTTGACACCGACGTTGACTTCAGCTCG ATCAAAAACGCTGACGATTTCTGGAACTGGACGCAGTCAGGGCTTGTGAACGGGATCCGAGCCGGCCCCTACTACAACAACTACCCGCCTCTCCTGCTGCGCGGCTACGTCAACGACAAAGTCTCCAAAATCTTAGGTTACGCCGTCATGAGGCAGCTGAGGGTCCGCCCCA ATTTGTGCGAACTGGACGATCGAATGATGGAAGTCATCAGGGAGTGCAACATCGGCTATGAAATACTGAAGCAGGAGGAGGCAGACTTCGATGTGGGTTGGCAGCCCAAGACCTCCAGCAGCAGCTCCAACAGCACCGAGTCCTGGTACCATTACACCCCAGCCTCCGATATTAACGGCTACCCGTACTACGGAAAGCTGGCTATTTACTCGGGTGGCGGGTATTTAGCCCCTCTCAAGGGCTCCAAGGATGAACTCAAGACCTTCATGAAGAAGCTTGAAAATGAGAAATGGATTGATCGCTACACCAGAGCGGTGTTCGTAGAATTCACCACCTACAATGCACAG gtGAACCTGTTTGGAATAGCCACGATTTTGGCAGAATTCCACGCAACAGGCGGCGCTGTGACCAGCTACCGGCTGGAGCCGGCCATGTTGCTGCCCTACATGTCGTCCGCCATGCTGTTCCAGCTCGTCTGTGAAGGTGTCTTCTGCCTTTTCATCCTCTTCTTCGCCGTCAACCTCATCCGAGCGTTCATCAAGGAGAAGCTAGCCTTCTTCACAGGCTTCTGGAACCTGGTGGAGCTGGGCATCGTGTGCATGTCTCTGACAGCCATCGTCATCTACTTCTATCGGCTGATCGAGACCAACAAGCTGACGGCCCGGTTCAAGGAGACCCAAGGCCTGGACTACATCAAGTTTCAGTACGTGGGCTACTGGAATGAGCTGTTCACCTACATGGTGGGCTGGACGGTCTTCTTCGCCACGCTCAAGTTCCTCCGACTGCTCCGCTTCAACCGCCGAATGTCCATGCTGGCCTCCACGCTGAGGATGGGGAGAAAGAGCATGCTGCACTTCGGCATCATCTTCGGCATCGTCTTCCTGGCCTTCTCTCAGCTCTTCTTCCTCAACTACATGACCGTCGACATTCAGTACTCCACTTTTGTCGGCTCCGTCGTCAGCGGAATCCTCATGATGATGGGCAAGTACGACATCTACACCCTCATCATGGCCGAGCCCGTCTGGTCGCAG ATCTTCGTGATTCTCTTCGTGGTCTCGGTGGCCTTCATCCTGGCCAACATGTTCGTTACTATCCTGGAGGAGACGTTCGGAGCGGTTCGTGACGACATCCAGAAGCAGAGCAACGACTATGAGATCGTCGACTTCATGTTGTCGCGCTTCAAGCAGTGGACCGGCCTGGCCTCCAACAGGCCCACCACCCTGACCCCGGACGACCTGAATGAAATGCGTCACCGCCAG TACGCCAAAGAGGGAGCTCTAGCGGGAGGCGACTCTAACGTGGACAACTTCCCGAGGCGCATCGACCGTCTGCTGAACTCCATCTCCAATGTGTACATGAGCGACCAGGAGTCGCTTGGCGCGCTGCTCGACAAGAAGACCTTCCGGGGCAGCTCGGTGGCGCCCTCTGGCACGACCTTTGTGCGGTCCGGTGCCTTGCCTGACCCCGGGGCACCACCAGGTGGAGCGAAGCCTCGATCTGGGAGCCTGGCTAAGGTGCACACCCACTGA
- the LOC112565812 gene encoding tubulin polymerization-promoting protein family member 2-like — protein sequence MASSDGDVEQLSRKVVQMCVEKAAGGKKLSEAEKKQVNNKAATKVFQDTLGMSKDDCRAADIAFSKYCPKGKKDIDLETFMTKMLPEMAAEALAKKGGKKKEHSDPAVQEKLAQFKSKMAAKCKEWESAPTGGGDADVVKRLTDSSQYTGSHKSRFDESGKGKGIEGRKDIVDSSGYVGDYKNAGTYDKAHKN from the exons ATGGCTTCCTCAGACGGTGATGTGGAGCAGCTGTCCAGGAAAGTAGTTCAGATGTGCGTGGAAAAGGCCGCTGGCGGCAAGAAATTGTCAGAGGCAGAGAAGAAGCAGGTTAACAACAAGGCGGCCACCAAGGTGTTCCAGGACACGCTGGGAATGAGCAAGGACGACTGTCGCGCCGCCGATATTGCCTTCTCCAAGTATTGCCCCAAGGGCAA GAAGGACATAGACCTGGAGACCTTCATGACCAAGATGTTGCCGGAAATGGCGGCGGAGGCCCTGGCCAAGAAAGGcgggaagaagaaagaacacaGCGACCCCGCAGTGCAGGAGAAGCTCGCTCAGTTCAAGAGCAAGATGGCCGCCAAGTGCAAGGAATGGGAAAGCGCTCCTACA GGTGGCGGCGATGCTGATGTGGTCAAACGGCTGACTGATTCCAGTCAGTACACCGGTTCACACAAAAGCCGTTTTGACGAATCCGGCAAGGGCAAGGGCATTGAAGGCCGCAAGGACATTGTAGACAGCTCCGGGTATGTCGGGGACTACAAGAACGCGGGTACCTACGATAAGGCACACAAGAACTAG